From Solwaraspora sp. WMMD1047, the proteins below share one genomic window:
- a CDS encoding response regulator, with amino-acid sequence MSEVARALLVDDRRENLMALEAILQGLPVQSVAVESGEAALKQLLVDDFAVILLDAQMPEMDGFETASHIKRRERTRHVPIIFLTAADRDAQLALRGYAVGAVDYLTKPFDPWVLRAKVSVFVELWTKSRQLAAQSDLVRERDERWRAMTEAVDAATALLRSDDPTARDRAIELLEQARWGTTG; translated from the coding sequence GTGAGCGAGGTGGCCCGGGCCCTGCTGGTCGACGACCGGCGGGAGAACCTGATGGCGCTGGAGGCGATCCTGCAGGGGTTGCCGGTGCAGTCGGTGGCGGTGGAGAGCGGCGAGGCCGCGCTCAAGCAGCTGCTCGTCGACGACTTCGCGGTGATCCTGCTGGACGCCCAGATGCCGGAGATGGACGGGTTCGAGACGGCGAGCCACATCAAGCGGCGGGAGCGGACGCGGCACGTACCGATCATCTTCCTCACCGCCGCGGACCGCGACGCCCAGCTCGCGCTCCGCGGCTACGCGGTCGGCGCGGTCGACTACCTGACCAAGCCGTTCGACCCCTGGGTGCTGCGGGCCAAGGTCTCCGTCTTCGTCGAGCTCTGGACGAAGAGCCGCCAGCTCGCCGCCCAGTCCGACCTGGTCCGGGAGCGCGACGAGCGGTGGCGGGCGATGACCGAGGCGGTGGACGCGGCCACCGCCCTGCTCCGCTCCGACGACCCGACCGCCCGCGACCGCGCCATCGAACTGCTCGAACAGGCCCGCTGGGGCACCACCGGCTGA
- a CDS encoding STAS domain-containing protein: protein MERAELTIGAQRTAEELVLTLTGEIDMLTASRLASTVNEALADAPPRIVLDLAGVTFCDSQGLGTLVVLSRKASHAQSLLVLTNVGDFLLRVLDITGLRSALMIRNEQGTTS, encoded by the coding sequence GTGGAGCGTGCGGAGCTGACGATCGGGGCGCAGCGGACGGCGGAGGAGCTGGTCCTCACCCTCACCGGCGAGATCGACATGCTCACCGCCAGCCGACTCGCCAGCACGGTCAACGAGGCCCTCGCCGACGCGCCGCCGCGAATCGTGCTGGACCTGGCCGGGGTGACCTTCTGCGACTCCCAGGGCCTCGGCACCCTCGTGGTGCTCAGCCGCAAGGCCAGCCACGCCCAGAGCCTGCTGGTGCTGACGAACGTCGGCGACTTCCTGCTCCGGGTGCTGGACATCACCGGCCTCCGGTCCGCCCTGATGATCCGCAACGAACAGGGCACCACCAGCTGA